From the Limnochordia bacterium genome, one window contains:
- a CDS encoding ribosomal L7Ae/L30e/S12e/Gadd45 family protein, whose translation MLPRSFYSLLGFCQAAGKVCSGYNTCEVNMNKGNAYLVVIADDAAPNTKEFFEGLALRKKVPVIRGGASELLARAIGKPKRVVLCILDQQFAASLLNAAGEAGKC comes from the coding sequence ATGCTACCGCGAAGTTTCTACAGTCTCTTGGGATTTTGCCAAGCCGCTGGGAAAGTGTGTTCAGGCTATAACACTTGTGAGGTAAATATGAACAAGGGCAATGCTTACTTGGTGGTGATTGCAGATGATGCAGCGCCCAACACTAAGGAGTTTTTTGAAGGATTGGCGTTACGTAAAAAAGTCCCAGTGATCAGAGGTGGAGCCAGTGAGCTATTGGCAAGGGCTATTGGAAAACCGAAACGAGTTGTGCTGTGCATTTTAGATCAGCAATTTGCAGCTTCTCTGCTAAATGCAGCAGGGGAAGCGGGAAAATGCTAG
- a CDS encoding metallophosphoesterase: MSTEDRQASKPLKILAVSDYPHAYLYDHFDREKWTDIDLVISCGDLDSRYLSFLVTMINAPLFYVRGNHDAHYDERPPEGCDDISDKLVVYKGLRILGLEGSRYYNGEGVQRTERQMRWQVFKLRRQLRKHQGVDIIVTHAPPAGVHEGKDHVHRGFTIFRDLITRYSPRYFLHGHTRIVFLNRDRLTEVNNTKVINVSGYYVIEV; encoded by the coding sequence ATGAGCACTGAAGATAGACAAGCATCTAAACCATTGAAGATCCTTGCTGTAAGTGATTACCCCCATGCCTATTTATACGATCACTTTGATCGGGAAAAGTGGACTGATATCGATCTAGTTATTTCATGCGGCGATTTAGACAGCCGGTATTTATCCTTTTTAGTCACCATGATCAACGCTCCGCTCTTCTATGTCCGGGGCAACCATGATGCCCACTACGATGAGCGTCCTCCCGAAGGATGCGACGATATCTCAGACAAGCTTGTGGTGTATAAGGGCCTGCGGATCTTAGGGCTTGAGGGAAGTAGATATTACAATGGTGAAGGGGTGCAGCGTACCGAGCGGCAAATGCGGTGGCAGGTATTCAAATTACGGCGGCAGCTGCGGAAGCATCAAGGAGTAGATATTATCGTCACCCATGCACCACCGGCGGGGGTACATGAGGGTAAGGATCACGTGCACCGCGGCTTTACCATTTTCCGCGACCTGATTACCCGCTACTCACCCCGCTACTTTCTACACGGACATACCCGGATTGTGTTCCTAAACCGGGATCGCCTAACCGAAGTAAACAACACCAAGGTCATTAATGTATCCGGGTACTATGTAATCGAGGTGTAG
- a CDS encoding ribosome maturation factor RimP, with product MKAKDIVALVEELFAEVIDPQYELVDVEFGSGRNGAALRVYVDKEGGITVDDCQDISTILGPRLDERDPIATPYEFEVSSPGLERPLRKLEHFQKVVGSQIRVRTYGPIDGRKNFKGELVEIDDTVLKMSIDGKLYSVPFKQVSKANLVYEF from the coding sequence ATGAAGGCCAAGGATATTGTTGCTCTCGTTGAGGAGCTTTTTGCGGAGGTAATTGATCCGCAGTATGAACTGGTGGATGTTGAATTCGGTTCAGGTAGGAATGGTGCAGCCTTAAGGGTCTATGTGGATAAAGAAGGCGGTATCACGGTGGATGACTGCCAAGATATTAGTACAATTTTAGGACCTCGGCTTGATGAAAGAGATCCCATTGCCACCCCCTATGAATTTGAAGTATCATCCCCGGGTTTAGAACGGCCCCTGAGGAAGTTGGAGCATTTCCAGAAGGTCGTTGGTAGTCAGATCCGGGTCAGGACGTACGGTCCTATTGACGGCCGGAAGAATTTCAAGGGCGAGCTTGTGGAGATCGATGATACCGTGTTGAAGATGAGTATTGATGGAAAACTATACTCTGTACCCTTTAAGCAGGTATCGAAAGCAAACTTGGTTTACGAGTTCTAA
- a CDS encoding histidinol-phosphatase HisJ family protein: MLVDYHFHLHRDSVGPVTYQAPDIIECAERAKAKGIEELAVTEHINRFIEAKHLFSPLEGKADSRVWQWLQETPTGWLTDYVQAVQGAKEAGLPVKLGIEVDYFPQAEKLIKDLLADYPWDYVLGSVHFLDGFAVDYSKDSGWPEQDVNQVYEDYTELVIAAAHCGLFDAIAHVDLVKKFGARPDSDLGLVLARRCAEEFQRAGVAVEVNAAGLRKPVKEIYPSLPMLFLCKQREVPIVLGSDGHGIDEVGLLVSKARTWALQAGYTEVCTFTQRQPALKPL; the protein is encoded by the coding sequence ATGCTGGTGGATTACCATTTTCATTTGCATCGCGACAGCGTTGGGCCAGTGACCTACCAAGCCCCTGATATCATAGAATGTGCGGAACGGGCTAAAGCTAAGGGTATTGAGGAATTGGCCGTTACAGAGCATATTAACCGTTTTATTGAAGCAAAACATCTCTTTAGCCCACTGGAGGGTAAAGCAGACAGTAGAGTCTGGCAGTGGCTCCAAGAGACGCCAACCGGTTGGTTAACCGATTACGTGCAGGCGGTCCAGGGGGCCAAAGAAGCTGGCCTTCCGGTGAAACTAGGTATTGAAGTAGATTACTTTCCCCAGGCAGAGAAACTGATTAAAGACCTGCTAGCCGATTACCCTTGGGATTATGTGCTAGGTTCGGTGCACTTCCTTGATGGTTTTGCAGTTGACTACTCCAAAGATAGCGGATGGCCCGAGCAGGATGTCAATCAGGTTTACGAGGATTACACCGAGCTGGTGATTGCTGCTGCCCACTGTGGGCTTTTCGATGCTATTGCCCATGTGGACCTAGTCAAGAAGTTTGGCGCAAGGCCGGACAGTGATCTAGGACTAGTTTTGGCAAGGCGGTGTGCCGAGGAGTTTCAAAGGGCGGGAGTGGCCGTGGAGGTAAATGCCGCTGGATTACGAAAGCCGGTAAAAGAGATTTATCCCAGTTTGCCAATGCTGTTTCTGTGCAAACAAAGAGAAGTTCCCATTGTACTTGGTTCCGATGGCCATGGAATTGACGAGGTGGGTCTTTTGGTCTCAAAGGCAAGAACATGGGCTCTGCAGGCAGGATATACCGAGGTTTGCACCTTTACCCAGCGTCAGCCTGCATTAAAGCCGTTGTGA
- a CDS encoding HD domain-containing protein: MITFQQIKDNPDFRLMIEKANEYLTTRGYTEHGMRHVNYVSRVTAYILQSLGYPARTVELGAITGYLHDIGNMHNRKYHGPTGANIVFHELRKLDMPLEEITQITTAIANHEEEIGHPVSPISAALIIADKSDAHRTRTNKKNSTDIHDRVNLAISQSKVTVDEPNQIIALEIEFDNRICQVMDYFTIYLSRMDMCKRAADLLGCRFRLVINGLEMLGHVGSKATLRVQSGA, from the coding sequence ATGATCACTTTTCAACAAATCAAGGATAATCCGGATTTTCGCCTAATGATTGAAAAGGCCAATGAGTACCTAACGACCCGAGGGTATACCGAGCATGGTATGCGCCACGTTAACTACGTATCTCGGGTGACCGCCTACATCCTACAATCATTGGGTTATCCCGCCCGTACTGTGGAATTGGGTGCCATCACAGGCTACTTACACGATATTGGTAATATGCATAACCGGAAGTACCACGGACCTACAGGTGCAAATATAGTCTTTCATGAGCTTCGGAAACTGGATATGCCTCTAGAGGAGATCACCCAGATTACCACCGCCATCGCAAACCATGAAGAGGAGATTGGACATCCGGTAAGCCCTATCTCGGCAGCACTGATTATTGCGGATAAGAGTGATGCCCATCGGACCCGGACCAATAAGAAGAACTCCACTGACATCCATGACCGGGTAAACCTAGCCATTAGTCAGTCGAAGGTTACCGTAGATGAACCAAATCAGATCATTGCCCTAGAGATCGAGTTTGACAATCGTATCTGCCAGGTAATGGACTATTTCACCATCTATCTGTCCCGGATGGATATGTGTAAAAGAGCAGCTGATTTACTAGGGTGTCGTTTTCGTCTGGTCATTAACGGCTTAGAAATGTTAGGTCATGTAGGAAGCAAAGCAACCTTACGGGTCCAAAGCGGCGCCTAA
- a CDS encoding YlxR family protein gives MGAKTRIPQRTCIACRMTKDKRSLVRIVRTPEGEVLMDLTGKRSGRGAYICPTEECLELVISRKGIERALGCSLDPEELARLRHTILRADIVGLGKQER, from the coding sequence ATGGGTGCAAAAACGCGGATTCCCCAAAGGACGTGTATTGCATGTCGCATGACCAAGGATAAAAGGTCCCTAGTGCGGATTGTACGCACCCCCGAAGGGGAAGTGCTGATGGATTTAACGGGCAAACGGTCCGGCCGGGGAGCATATATTTGTCCCACCGAGGAATGTCTGGAACTTGTCATTAGCAGGAAAGGCATCGAACGTGCCCTTGGATGTTCCCTGGATCCTGAGGAGTTAGCCCGGTTGCGCCATACGATTCTGCGGGCAGATATTGTCGGTCTGGGGAAGCAGGAGCGCTAA
- the nusA gene encoding transcription termination factor NusA: MNADLIGALRELEKERGISREVLYEAIEAAILSAYKKDYGNNQNVSVNIEESTGSIKVYARKAVVEEVEAGEDEISLEEAKRIDPRYEVGDMVETEVTPKDFGRIAAQNAKQVVVQRIREAERSAIYDEFSNREGDIVTCIVYRHEGANVIVDLGKTEGLLLPSDQIRHEPYNQGIRLKVYIVEVRKTTKGPQVIVSRTHPDLLRRLFELEVPEIHDGIVEINAVAREAGNRSKIAVSSRDPKVDPVGACVGTRGMRVQTVVRELRGEKIDIISYHPDPGSFVARALSPAKVSKVIINSKEKQARAVVPDNQLSLAIGKEGQNARLAAKLTGWKIDIKSESEMQELAERQIFGNVSTDEPVEEKPPVAEPAEEEALDEAILEGVGPESIEEDISAEAEPETEVELDEVFDDLGADDQDGMSIAMRKFMQRMNAAKKVKKSRRKNDKQQEDDGDDEESVLRSLADLDPNDFR, encoded by the coding sequence ATGAACGCTGATTTAATTGGAGCGCTTAGAGAACTGGAAAAGGAACGGGGAATATCCCGGGAGGTCCTTTATGAGGCAATTGAGGCGGCTATTCTCTCCGCATACAAAAAGGATTACGGCAATAATCAAAATGTGTCCGTTAATATCGAAGAATCCACAGGTTCGATTAAGGTCTATGCCCGTAAGGCAGTGGTAGAGGAGGTTGAGGCTGGGGAGGATGAGATCTCCTTAGAGGAAGCCAAAAGAATCGATCCCCGCTATGAAGTAGGAGATATGGTGGAGACTGAAGTAACACCCAAGGATTTTGGCCGCATAGCCGCCCAGAACGCCAAGCAAGTTGTTGTGCAGCGGATCCGGGAGGCGGAACGGAGTGCCATTTATGATGAGTTCTCCAACCGTGAAGGGGACATTGTCACCTGTATAGTCTATCGTCATGAGGGTGCTAATGTCATCGTAGATCTAGGTAAGACCGAGGGGTTGCTTCTACCATCTGATCAGATTCGCCACGAACCGTACAATCAGGGAATCCGACTTAAGGTATATATCGTAGAGGTGCGAAAAACCACCAAGGGACCCCAGGTTATTGTCTCCCGGACACATCCGGATTTACTTCGCCGTTTATTTGAGCTGGAAGTGCCCGAGATCCATGATGGTATTGTGGAGATCAATGCAGTAGCACGGGAAGCGGGTAACCGTTCTAAGATTGCCGTCTCCTCCCGGGATCCAAAGGTTGACCCGGTGGGAGCCTGTGTAGGGACTCGAGGTATGCGGGTACAAACGGTCGTGCGAGAGCTCAGAGGAGAAAAGATCGACATTATTTCCTACCATCCGGATCCGGGATCCTTTGTGGCCCGGGCCCTTAGTCCGGCGAAGGTCAGTAAGGTGATCATTAATTCCAAGGAAAAGCAGGCCCGGGCAGTTGTTCCGGATAACCAACTGTCCCTTGCCATTGGGAAAGAGGGTCAAAACGCCAGATTGGCAGCAAAGCTAACCGGGTGGAAAATAGATATCAAAAGTGAAAGCGAAATGCAGGAGCTGGCAGAACGGCAGATCTTTGGCAATGTTTCCACTGATGAGCCTGTGGAGGAGAAACCGCCAGTGGCAGAACCTGCGGAGGAAGAAGCCTTGGATGAGGCTATCTTAGAGGGAGTAGGCCCTGAGTCCATTGAGGAGGACATCTCAGCTGAGGCGGAACCTGAGACCGAAGTGGAATTGGATGAAGTCTTCGATGACCTTGGCGCAGATGACCAAGACGGTATGTCTATTGCCATGCGGAAGTTCATGCAACGGATGAATGCGGCGAAAAAGGTGAAGAAGTCCCGCAGGAAAAACGACAAACAACAAGAGGATGATGGGGATGATGAGGAGAGTGTCCTTCGCAGTCTAGCTGATCTAGATCCCAATGACTTTCGTTAA
- a CDS encoding ATP-binding protein, whose product MSERLLRQARLAFFQLSIYRNLKGDPIYQSFGNVLYGIKKDGLSVEELSFEYSELTALLAEEYELKAEPIIGNLWQNHLLELILSDENVLSKKLQSTELEDISPGLQAVVKSDLRCLQILSQIDSKLLLEQIEKRVKSDFAYDDPTSDVPCGDWHDFTPLKHTVQDDDKVWTKQQLLKKSCWEDALPLLAKYYKEKGTGIFSKYQAFRWVVENGRGELWPLTHTDPVRLDQLVDYEEQKRLITTNTESFLAGYPANNALLFGGRGTGKSSTVKALLNEYRDTDLRMIEVSKEDLVYFPVLAEMLRGQRYRFIVFIDDLSFEEGETQYKGLKAALEGGLTPRPENVLIYATSNRRHLIAEYFDDQQVHPQDSTQEKLSLADRFGLRILYPNLDQKMYLNIVDALATESKLEMDRERLHKMALQWQMQYNGPSGRTARQFITHLIGNTTAKRYVS is encoded by the coding sequence ATGAGTGAGCGCCTACTACGACAAGCACGTCTTGCTTTCTTTCAACTGAGCATTTACCGAAACCTCAAAGGAGATCCGATCTACCAAAGCTTTGGTAATGTCCTCTATGGAATCAAGAAAGACGGCCTCAGTGTGGAAGAGCTGAGCTTTGAGTATAGCGAATTGACCGCTTTATTGGCCGAGGAATACGAACTGAAAGCTGAACCCATCATCGGTAATCTGTGGCAGAACCATTTGCTAGAACTAATCCTATCCGATGAGAATGTTCTTAGTAAGAAATTGCAGTCCACCGAGCTTGAGGATATCAGTCCGGGACTGCAAGCTGTAGTAAAGTCAGATTTACGTTGTCTGCAGATCCTATCACAAATTGATTCAAAGCTGCTCTTGGAGCAGATAGAAAAACGGGTAAAAAGTGACTTTGCCTACGATGATCCTACATCGGATGTGCCCTGCGGAGACTGGCACGATTTCACACCGCTCAAACACACCGTTCAGGATGATGATAAGGTATGGACGAAACAGCAATTGCTGAAGAAATCCTGCTGGGAAGATGCCTTGCCGCTTTTAGCAAAATACTATAAAGAGAAGGGTACCGGAATCTTCTCCAAGTACCAGGCCTTTCGTTGGGTAGTGGAGAATGGTCGTGGGGAACTATGGCCACTTACCCACACTGACCCGGTGCGCTTGGATCAGTTGGTGGACTACGAGGAGCAAAAACGGCTAATCACAACTAACACCGAAAGTTTCTTGGCTGGTTATCCGGCAAATAACGCGTTACTTTTCGGCGGCCGAGGAACAGGCAAATCCTCTACAGTAAAGGCCCTACTTAATGAATACCGGGATACGGATCTGCGGATGATCGAGGTGAGCAAGGAGGATCTGGTCTACTTCCCTGTTCTTGCGGAAATGCTACGGGGACAACGTTACCGGTTCATCGTCTTTATTGACGATCTTTCCTTCGAGGAGGGAGAAACCCAGTACAAGGGCCTGAAAGCCGCCCTAGAAGGCGGGCTAACTCCTCGTCCAGAGAATGTCTTAATCTATGCCACCTCAAACCGAAGGCATCTGATCGCCGAATACTTCGATGACCAACAGGTCCATCCCCAGGACAGCACCCAGGAGAAGCTCTCTTTGGCTGATCGGTTTGGCCTCCGGATTCTCTACCCCAACCTTGATCAGAAAATGTACCTGAACATCGTCGACGCCTTGGCCACGGAAAGCAAGCTGGAAATGGACCGAGAACGCTTACACAAAATGGCCCTCCAGTGGCAAATGCAGTACAACGGCCCCTCAGGACGAACTGCCCGTCAGTTTATCACTCACCTGATCGGGAACACCACCGCAAAGCGTTACGTTAGCTAG